A region from the Acanthochromis polyacanthus isolate Apoly-LR-REF ecotype Palm Island chromosome 23, KAUST_Apoly_ChrSc, whole genome shotgun sequence genome encodes:
- the ecsit gene encoding evolutionarily conserved signaling intermediate in Toll pathway, mitochondrial, which yields MNSTRCLLLLLGRSGRSAVQHAALLQSASSSQPSVLQSKVLRHFHGSSACAKNRPVPGQFNEDDKKRDRSLVAHEDLFEQLAKDVKTKATFNKVIEVFTKRDIRRRGHVEFIYAALKKMPEFGVERDLAVYNKLLDVFPKEVFVPRNFIQRMFNHYPRQQECGVQVLEQMENYGIMPNVETKVLLVQIFGEKGHPVRKYQRLMYWFPKFKNINPFPVPKQLPEDPVDLARFSLTRIANDLDAKVTVYQLPHTDVTESGAEITLPHIIGIQSPSQMELLAKHNPNRPVFVEGPFPLWLRKTCVYYYILRADPTPPEEKVEELYDPERCLDYPLQLDLDLDRDFGDEESFDVEDLDEGPVFAMCMTSQGDQATLNQWISGLQENNPILGQVPTLFRLDSGPRELQGVADGESHHSYQPHPETQGQEPEPGEEAEVIVEEEPRRSQGTKQ from the exons ATGAACAGTACCCGCTGCCTTCTCCTGCTGCTTGGCCGGTCAGGCAGGTCTGCTGTCCAGCATGCTGCTCTGCTCCAGTCAGCCTCTTCCAGTCAGCCTAGTGTGCTACAGAGCAAG GTGTTGAGGCATTTCCATGGCAGCTCAGCGTGTGCCAAGAATCGACCTGTACCTGGACAGTTCAATGAGGACGACAAGAAGAGGGACAGGTCTTTGGTCGCCCATGAGGACCTGTTTGAGCAGCTGGCCAAAGACGTCAAAACCAAGGCCACGTTTAACAAAGTGATCGAAGTCTTCACCAAGAGAGACATAAGGCGACGGGGTCATGTAGAGTTTATCTATGCTGCTCTGAAGAAAATGCCGGAGTTCGGCGTGGAGAGAGATCTGGCCGTCTACAACAAGTTGTTGGATGTGTTCCCAAAGGAGGTGTTCGTGCCCAGAAACTTCATCCAGCGAATGTTCAACCACTATCCCCGACAGCAGGAGTGTGGAGTGCAAGTTTTGGAGCAAATGGAGAACTATG GTATTATGCCCAACGTCGAGACAAAAGTCCTGCTGGTTCAGATCTTTGGAGAGAAAGGCCATCCCGTAAGGAAGTACCAGCGCCTCATGTACTGGTTTCCTAAGTTCAAGAACATAAACCCCTTCCCCGTCCCAAAGCAGCTGCCTGAAGACCCAGTGGACCTCGCTCGCTTCAGCCTGACTCGCATCGCTAACGACCTGGATGCTAAAGTTACTGTCTACCAG CTGCCTCATACAGACGTCACAGAGAGCGGAGCAGAGATCACACTTCCACATATAATAG GTATCCAGAGCCCGAGCCAGATGGAGCTGCTGGCCAAACACAACCCCAACAGGCCGGTGTTTGTGGAGGGTCCCTTCCCTCTCTGGCTGAGGAAGACGTGTGTGTACTACTACATCCTCAGAGCTGACCCTACACCTCCAGAAGAAAAG GTAGAGGAGCTCTATGATCCAGAGAGGTGCTTGGACTATCCTCTGCAGCTGGACCTCGATTTGGACCGAGACTTTGGGGATGAGGAGAGCTTCGATGTTGAAGACT TGGATGAAGGTCCAGTCTTTGCCATGTGTATGACCAGCCAGGGAGACCAGGCCACCCTCAATCAGTGGATTTCTGGCCTCCAGGAGAACAACCCCATCCTGGGTCAGGTCCCCACTCTGTTTCGCCTGGACTCTGGACCCCGGGAGCTGCAAGGCGTGGCTGACGGCGAGTCACACCACAGCTACCAGCCTCACCCAGAGACCCAGGGACAGGAGCCGGAGCCTGGAGAAGAAGCTGAAGTTATTGTGGAAGAAGAGCCGAGAAGAAGCCAGGGGACGAAGCAGTGA